One window of Watersipora subatra chromosome 3, tzWatSuba1.1, whole genome shotgun sequence genomic DNA carries:
- the LOC137390756 gene encoding uncharacterized protein, protein MGLNSDLDAESLPPESLDGSDAENFCPSPLDFLGDFDDWTPSHDPNIIHSAREAKDFIASRESERMREETRCKSETDLAKRRRTPSFSILSDALYMDDIKCHSLYRRKLRAALGLLDDTSMADLPTTSAENLDTSLTFRAPHKRTKEQLHTRIRRVLSSVSINDSLFSEPSDNDTNTKVARYRNRHKGQRIHSRTKSMPSDVNEFIQSFNSNCNNSRPCYERSKSAEVLNHLGKRSAFSLYSEEVDDTEKPPQSEEDEIFIDSPLVVDYQLGRRRNLPTTPSTSISSEEDQSLALQNEVDSFLGEKDYHDKEVKDALQIPPSTLPQATRVIADIPAETGRSSIVHASPIFLGTPCSLLTEQKQLSTNSFSQVTSRQFVSTILHAKLIQ, encoded by the exons ATGGGTCTAAATTCAGACCTTGATGCGGAGTCATTGCCTCCTGAGTCTCTAGATGGTTCTGATGCAGAGAACTTCTGTCCCTCCCCACTAGACTTCTTAGGAGATTTCGATGACTGGACTCCATCCCATGATCCTAATATCATTCACAG TGCTAGAGAGGCCAAAGACTTCATTGCCTCACGAGAATCAGAAAGAATGAGAGAGGAGACCAGGTGCAAATCAGAAACGGACCTAGCAAAGAGGCGGCGTACTCCTTCCTTTAGCATTCTCTCCGACGCtctctacatggatgacatcaagtgTCACTCATTGTACAGACGCAAGCTCAGAGCAGCACTTGGACTACTTGATGATACTTCTATGGCTGACTTGCCTACTACGTCAGCAGAGAATTTAG ATACAAGCCTAACGTTTCGAGCGCCTCACAAGAGGACGAAGGAACAGCTGCACACTAGAATTAGAAGGGTTCTCTCATCTGTTAGCATCAATGACTCCTTGTTCTCAGAGCCTAGTGACAATGACACAAATACTAAAGTTGCACGCTATCGCAATAGACATAAAGGACAGCGCATACATTCGAGGACTAAATCCATGCCATCAGATGTCAATGAATTCATTCAATCTTTCAATAGCAATTGTAACAACTCCCGTCCATGTTATGAAAGATCAAAGAGTGCTGAAGTTTTAAATCACCTCGGCAAGCGATCTGCATTCAGCTTGTATAGCGAAGAAGTTGACGATACAGAGAAACCACCGCAGTCTGAGGAGGACGAGATATTTATCGACTCACCTTTGGTTGTTGACTACCAGCTAGGACGACGGCGTAACCTTCCAACGACTCCATCAACATCAATTTCATCTGAGGAGGATCAGTCACTGGCGCTGCAAAACGAGGTGGACAGTTTCCTTGGCGAGAAGGACTATCACGACAAGGAGGTAAAGGACGCCTTACAGATTCCTCCCAGCACATTACCGCAAGCTACTCGAGTCATAGCAGACATACCTGCAGAAACAGGAAGAAGTAGTATTGTACACGCGAGTCCTATATTCCTAGGGACGCCGTGCAGCTTGCTAACAGAGCAAAAACAGTTATCGACAAACTCCTTCTCTCAGGTAACTTCTAGACAGTTTGTTTCAACCATTCTGCATGCCAAATTAATACAATGA